A window from Streptomyces sp. NBC_00271 encodes these proteins:
- a CDS encoding YoaK family protein codes for MLVVLRDAWATVVPDGKDRHGPLPPLMLALTVVTGLVDAFSYLGLGHVFVANMTGNVVFSGFAIAGAAGFSLAASLAALAAFAVGALLGGRVAHGARAHRGRVLHLALVVETVLVLAAYVVARAAATPYAGTSQYALIALLGLAMGVQNAAARALAVPDLTTTVLTLTITGIASDSRAAGGRGSKAGRRLLSAAAMFSGGLVGAVTILHGGPAQPLLFAAILLAATTIAAFTLTRSDAAWTDPL; via the coding sequence ATGCTGGTCGTACTGCGCGACGCATGGGCCACCGTCGTCCCCGACGGAAAAGACCGGCACGGCCCACTCCCGCCGCTGATGCTCGCGCTGACGGTGGTGACCGGCCTCGTGGATGCCTTCAGCTACCTCGGCCTGGGGCATGTCTTCGTCGCCAACATGACCGGCAACGTGGTCTTCTCCGGCTTCGCGATCGCCGGTGCCGCGGGCTTCTCCCTGGCCGCGTCGCTCGCCGCGCTCGCCGCGTTCGCGGTGGGCGCCCTGCTGGGCGGCCGCGTGGCCCATGGGGCGCGTGCGCACCGCGGACGTGTACTGCACCTGGCCCTTGTCGTGGAGACGGTTCTGGTCCTGGCGGCGTACGTCGTCGCCCGGGCCGCCGCCACCCCCTACGCGGGCACCAGCCAGTACGCGCTGATCGCGCTGCTCGGCCTCGCCATGGGCGTGCAGAACGCCGCCGCACGCGCGCTGGCCGTACCCGATCTGACCACGACCGTCCTGACGCTCACCATCACCGGCATCGCCTCCGACAGTCGTGCCGCCGGAGGCCGAGGCAGCAAGGCCGGCCGACGTCTGCTCTCAGCGGCGGCGATGTTCTCCGGCGGCCTCGTCGGCGCCGTCACCATCCTGCACGGGGGCCCGGCCCAGCCCCTGCTGTTCGCCGCGATACTCCTCGCGGCCACAACCATCGCCGCGTTCACGCTGACCCGCTCCGACGCCGCCTGGACCGACCCGCTGTGA
- a CDS encoding LysR family transcriptional regulator: MDLRHLKYFLAVAETRNFTQAAANSYVAQSALSQQIARLEKEVGAQLFSRTSRSVRLTAAGELLEPLARRILADVDNAQAALDALAGLRRGRLRLGLMQTRASSFDLVEVMAEYHSRHPGIDFHVVNAPSSEMAAAVLSGALDLAVVGLGPQQVPEGLDRRILADDPLVLIVPADHALADRDVVHLADLPESHQLIQFTTGTGLRRQVEAAFARAGVEPGQHFQVGQIHDMIRLAARGIGVTVVPRSTVFGVGSLLGSNPDDVLPYGARALRLADDAAVHHVCAVYDSKRLAPAAAAFLDVMERHAAKGQGEVY, translated from the coding sequence ATGGATCTGAGGCATCTGAAGTACTTCCTCGCCGTTGCCGAGACGCGCAACTTCACCCAGGCCGCGGCGAACTCCTACGTCGCGCAGTCCGCGCTGAGCCAGCAGATCGCCCGACTGGAGAAGGAGGTCGGCGCCCAACTGTTCAGCCGTACCAGCCGTTCGGTACGGCTGACCGCCGCCGGTGAACTGCTCGAACCATTGGCCCGGCGCATCCTGGCCGACGTGGACAACGCCCAGGCGGCACTCGACGCGCTGGCGGGTCTGCGACGCGGGCGGCTGCGCCTGGGACTCATGCAGACGCGCGCCTCCTCGTTCGACCTGGTCGAGGTGATGGCCGAGTACCACTCCCGGCACCCGGGAATTGACTTCCACGTGGTCAACGCGCCGAGTTCCGAGATGGCCGCCGCAGTCCTGTCCGGCGCACTCGACCTCGCCGTGGTGGGCCTCGGCCCCCAGCAGGTACCGGAAGGGCTCGACCGTCGAATCCTGGCCGACGACCCGCTCGTCCTGATCGTTCCAGCCGACCATGCCCTGGCCGACCGTGACGTGGTGCACCTGGCCGACCTGCCGGAGAGTCACCAGCTCATCCAGTTCACGACGGGCACCGGGTTGCGCCGCCAGGTCGAGGCCGCCTTCGCGCGCGCCGGGGTGGAACCCGGCCAGCACTTCCAGGTCGGCCAGATCCACGACATGATCCGGCTGGCAGCGCGAGGCATCGGTGTGACGGTCGTACCCCGCTCGACGGTCTTCGGGGTCGGCTCGCTTCTGGGCTCCAACCCCGACGACGTACTGCCGTACGGCGCCCGCGCGCTCCGTCTCGCGGACGACGCGGCGGTGCACCACGTCTGCGCGGTCTACGACAGCAAGCGGCTGGCACCGGCTGCCGCCGCGTTCCTCGACGTGATGGAACGGCACGCCGCAAAGGGCCAGGGGGAGGTCTATTGA